TTCCTATTTAAGTTAGACAGAAGAGAGCTGGCTGCATTGGCTTCACAGAGATGCATTCGAGAGTGTAGTCATTAATCATCCTCACAAAGGTGCTCCTCTGAAGCCAGCCTAGTGGACAATCACTGGTTCACTCTCTGCACAGAGAATGTGgactgtgtatctctctctctctccctcttcctctctctctccctctccctctgtctgtctttctccccttATCTCTGTCCCGGTCTCTCCCTCTTATTCTATCTATGtcactcttcctgtcctcctctctctgtgtgtctctccctctctcctccagtgttCATATGTCTCTCGGTCTCTTTCTTGTTTCCTCCCTATAttttttgtgtctctctctccccccctctctccctccctgtctggcTTGTTTCTTGTTGGCTAACTctctgtttacagtgtgtgtctgcctctctcggtctccctctctctgtgggaGATGAGACTTTATGAAAAAGATGGACAGGCTGGGGTGGATAGTTCAGCCTGAGATTGAGTCATTGTTGTCTGCCAAAGCAGTCAATGTACTGGAACTagcagcagcagacagacacatcaTACCACACCATATGGTCCAGTTTGTTTTGAGCAAACTCCAAAATGGAATGAGACCTCCCTGAACATTGGAGTTTTTGGAAAGTCTTAGACAAGCATCTTTTGTTGGaataaccgtgtgtgtgtgtgtgtgtgtgtgtgtgtgtgtgtgtgtgtgtgtgtgtgtgtgtgtgtgtgcgtttgtgcatgcgtgtgtgaatgtgcatgcgtgcgtgcatgtgtgtgtatgtgtgtgtccctgtagaCCATCGGGCCTAAGGAGGGCTGGCAGGTGTACAGCTCAGCGCAGGATGCAGATGGACGCTGTATCTGCACGGTCGTGGCTCCAGAACAGAGCCTGTGCTCCAGGGATGCCAAGAGCAGGCAGCTACGCCAGCTACTGGAGAAggtaacacactgacacaccttgacactcacacacacacacacttacacacacacatactgacacgcACCcatacacttatacacacacacacacactgtcacccaGCCAAACacaatcacgcacacacaaacacaaccttaCATACttccacacgcacatacatactCACATTATTCCTGCGATGCCTTCAGTTGTAtctttgtattattttttttattgcatttaTTGTCTCGCTGTGCTTTTTAAAAATAATTCCACTTTACTGTCCTGTCTGCAGTGTTGAATGTATCTCTGTTTTTAAGCTCTTCGTGCAGAACAAATTCCCTTTGGGGCAATAAAggtttttattcattcattcattcacacacacacatatacacgcacacccacaaagactcactcacacacacacacacacacacacacatactgtactgtacacatttAAACTTGAAGAAGATATCTGGTGCATGATCTTTTCCAGGTAAACTGACCAGTTACACTTTAACAAAGTCGAATATAgtagtctaggaaagttgaggcaaCATGTCTTCATATGCTAGACAAGTaagttccccttcgttcttttggagagcagtctcacgagccctacttacccgacgtcatggagccgaccaggtAAATAGCTATTTAGCattagcgttgctacctgcatataggctacctacagctggcagctgtgctccgttttgctcctagattcagaccaaGCCCcgggtaaattgtagagctagctaactactacaattctgctgtgtgggaatcgcaggagctaaccagtcgaagggcgtacaaaaatacaagAGCAcgccccacaatttccccagaaattgtaccctctgtaGTTGAATATAGCTTCTGCTTTCACATCCAAAGTACATGACTTATTACACAGTTCTATGACAAGTCATTTCAGTGCCAAAGTTAGAGTGATTTAAGAAGCCATTAATACCTGTACTGATGACTAATAGCTTGGCTTTTAATCAAATACAGGGAGGCTAAGCTCTGCCTGTGTCGTTATGCAGATGTGTTGGGCACAGCTGCCTGACATAGTCTGTTAAACAAAGGAGAACCCCGAAGCCTGCTAATTTGGTTTCTCTCGTTGGAAACCCAATACTtggagagggatgagaaaaCAACAGATGTGCAGAGCGCCAGAAACTGCAAGATCATTTACCTCACATTTATCACACAGTGTTAGGTCCATATGTCAAAACTCTCAACGATTTGTCAACCCGCCAGCTGATAAATGCTGTGTAATATTGTCTTCTACCTCTGATGTTTGAAGGGGTTTGAGTTAGTTCAAGGCTGTTCTGAAGATTTGGGTTCTGTCTGCAGGTTCAGAACATGTCCCAGTCCATCGAGGTTCTGAACCTCCGCACCCAGAGGGACTTCCAGTACGTCATGAAGATGGAGAACCAGATGAAGGGGCTGAGGACCAAGTTCAGGCAGGTCGAAGACAGCAGGAAAGCCGTCCTGGCCCGTAACTTCCAGGTAGCCATGCAGGTGGACCACCCAACAATGCTCCACTTGTAGTACAGCACGTCCTCAGTCCTGAAGGCTGGAGACAGCCCTGTCAGAATCGAGCGTGTCTGTTGTTAACCATTCAACAgttgaaacccccccccccccgtccaccTCCACCTCGCACATCACAGAAGGTGGACGTAAATCTCCCCCTGGCCATCAATCTAATCCTGAccatcttctccacctccccttctcaccatcgctccctctcccgttttctctctccctcgcccccttccgcccccccacacccctatccctctccccctaccccactccatcctccctccttccaaccctcccacccttctcaCTCGCCActtgccctctccctcccccccttccacctctcaaacccccccccccccccccctcgcccctccaggAGATTAAGGAGAAGATGGACGAGCTGGTGCCTCTGATCCCCGTTCTGGAGCAGTACAAGACGGACGCGGCGCTCGTCTCCCAGTTCAAGGAGGAGATCCGCAACCTGTCGGCCGTGCTGACGGGCatccaggaggaggtgggggcgtACGACTACGACGAGCTCTTCCAGAGGGTCCTGCGGCTGGACAGCCGGCTCCGCAACTGCATGGGGAAGCTGAGTGAGTCCAGATGCTTCACTctacctcccccccagcctgtcagAACAGATAACCCTGCCCTGACTTGACTCCGGCCTGTCATGTGCTGCGTGGATAACCCTGGTTGACTTGAGCCTGTCGGGCTGTAACGATAACCCATCTTGACTCTACTGTAGTCCTATTGTACAGATAACCCTGGTTGACTTGAGCCTGACGGGCTGTAACGATAACCCTTCTTGACTCTACTGTAGTCCTATTGTACAGATAACCCTGGTTGACTTGAGCCTGACGGGCTGTAACGATAACCCTTCTTGACTCTACTGTAGTCCTATTGTACAGATAACCCTGGTTGACTTGAGCCTGACGTGCAGTAACGATAACCCTTCTTGACTTTACCGTAGTCCCATTTGGACAGATAACCCTGATTGATGCTACTATAGCTTGTTGTGTGCTGTGCAGATATGAATGTGCTCCCTCTGGTTATGTTACAGGGAGTATGTGCTActgtacagtaagtaaaggcTTCCCAACGAGGGAGCCTACTCTTCGTGCGCCAATGAAAAACCCACACATCAAAAGCCACAGTTGATGGGACAATTCCGACTGTGCTTTGCATGTTTTAATGCCTAATGTACTCTTTGACTGAAAGTATTGAGATAATAACCTTGAAAACAGATGATAAGACTGCACTGGTGGGATGTCGCTGGTTACCTTGAACTAGAGGAGTCTGACTGGTAGGCCATGGAGTCAGTTTTAGACGAGACTGGACCATAACCATAACACCTCGGCATCGGTATTTAATGCAAAATGTCGCCCTACACGCATTACACGTGCCACTCAGAAGCAAGGCTTGAGAGGCAGAGTAcaacagacagggaggagaagatgTTTGAGAAGCCCAGCATGCTCGTAGCAAGGGGGGCGCAGGCAGCAAATTGTCTTGAGAAATGCAGTTAGGCAAACAGGGGAGAAAACAGAATCTCTTATCACTGGTTTTCTTTATTAACAGCGTGTGGGAAATTAATGAAAATCACTGGACCCGTCACCATAAAGACATCTGGAACACGCTACGGAGCATGGATGACTGATCCACAGGCCTCTCCCAAAAACAaccgggtgagtgtgtgtgtgtgtgtgagcaagtgtgtgtttgtgtgtatgtggagtactgcacgtgtgtatgtgcatgtgtacatTGCGTACGTGATCTGATATGGGGTCAGTCTTGTCGTTTggaagtgtgggtgtgtgcgtacgtgaatgctcacatgtgcacgtgtgtgtgtgtgtgtgtgtgtgtgtgtgtatgtgtgtgtgcgtatgctaACGTGTACttatgggtgcatgtgtgtgcaaacctgtgcatgtgtatggagtattgcatgcatgtatgtttgtgtgtgtgtgtgtgtgtacatgtctgcgTCCTTGTATATGCTCATGCccatgtgtttttctgtgtgggcGTGTCCGGTTATCTTGCCATCGGACAAACATCTCTGCTGAGTTTTCCAAGTGGGGGGTATTTATTACAATTATTAAAGGTTGACATGACCAGTGTCATGGTATTGGTTTTCATAGAGCGCTTTCCAAGGTGGGGAAATCTAATTGCTTCTCTCTCGCCTTGTACAACGCGCCTTGATTTATGAGCCCTGGTAAATTCTCCTTTTATGCCGGACTTAAAAGCAACGACGCAGAGGACGACCTTTGCCTTAGCGTATGAGTATAAGCGGatgcgtgtctgtgtatgtacgCATGTGCGtccatctcccctccatctGCAGGTCTGGTACATGGACAGCTACACCAACAACAGGATCGTGCGCGAGTACAAGACGATGGATGACTTTGTCTCCGGGGTGGTGTCTCGAACCTACAACCTGCCGTCCAAGTGGGACGGGACCAACCATGTGGTGTTCAACGGCTCGCTGTACTACAACAAGTACCAGAGCAACATCATCGTCCGGTACAACTTTGAGACGGGCCAGGTGTCGGCGCAGCGCGCCTTGGATCACGCAGGCTTCCACAACTCGTATCCGTACACGTGGGGCGGATACTCCGACATCGACGTCATGGCCGACGAGCTGGGCTTGTGGGTGGTGTATGCGACCAATCAGAACGCGGGGAATATCGTCATCTCCCAGATCGATCCCGAAACCCTGGAGGTGCTGAAGACCTGGAACACGGAATATTCCAAGCGCAACGCGGGGGAGTCTTTTATGATCTGCGGTACCCTCTACATAACTAACTCTCACGTCACCGGAGCCAAGGTCTACTACTCGTACTCCACGAAGACCTCGAGTTACGAGTACACTGATATCCCCTTCCACAACCAGTACTTTCACATCTCCATGCTGGACTACAACGCTCGAGAGAGGGCGCTCTACGCCTGGAACAACGGCCATCAGGTGCTTTTCAACGTCACTCTTTATCACGTCGTCAAAACCGATGACGACTCTTAGGCACTGGAGGATGGGGGACTTGACACGACAACCAAGCACTGTCGTtggagatttaaaaaaaaaggacCTCTCGCTCATGTTTTGTTTCCTATACGTCCTTGTGACATCTTTCAATGACCACGACTTAAAAATAAATTGCCTTCTTTTCGTTTCAAATGTTTTCGGAGGTGtattctgaggggggggggcaggagtgaACCTAAGAAGGGGAGGTAGAGAAAGTATATATTAATTGGATGGAAAATTGTTATtccatttatatatatttatacatataTTTTACTTTTCCATTGCTGCTAACATGACAAGGGAATGCCTTATTTACtattttgttgttttaaaagCCAAAGGTATACAAAAGCCTTGGTGCATGAATGTCTGTCATTTTTGTCTGTAATTCATGATGAAACAGCTGTGCTTTGGTTGAGAACATGTTTCCCTCAAAGTGTTGTCAATGACGTCTGTTTAAGAGTATTTCAATCTTCAGAGTGATATCTTCTCTATGTATTTGCTGCCATGTATCGCTGGTTTATTACCGAAAAATCCTTGTGGACATCATTTcagaaaaagtatgtaaaatatCAGAAACAAAACCAAACATTGTATGTCTTTATGTGAGAATTAAGTTcatattttttataaaaaatgtgACCCTAAAAGGCTGACTGTGGTTTTTCCCTCCTTCGGTTCATGTTCTTAGTTGTTTTTTCAGATTCACTTTGGATTTAATCATCCGAAATGTAATTGAAAAAAAATCGAGCTCAAAATCATgcatcacacccacacagactcaGTAACTCTGCGCCCAAATGAAAATGGCCTGGATGATGGAGAAAGATCACAAGGACACATTTCtgaatgatgaagatgatgatgatgatcgaAGATTGGAGCAATTGGAATTCTCCGGCAGCAGTTGTACATTTCCCCCATCTGAAGGGTTGAGTACCGTCCTTTGGCATTTCAATCAGGTTGTGGTGAGGGTGGAATGATTCGACGGGCTCGCGGCAATCTGCTCCCCGCCTCACGCCCAGCCATCACATCCCGCAAACTCTCTTTTTGCGTCACCTGATGGGGACTCTCTAATGCATATCAATGCATGTCTTTATTGTTTGAATGCATCAACGGAAAAACACAGATGTGCATGTGCACTTCCCAGCGGCCTCCTCAGACCCCATTTGGCTTCTATGCCCCCCTGGCAGGACGTCACacaagcccccccctccctgttccatccccctctcctttacCGGTTTAAGGAACAAAACCAGTAAACGGCCTCTTCACCGTCATAAATCCTTACTGATTTTCTCTCAGGTCCCAAAACGTCAAGTGTTGCCttgtgtgacccccccccccccttccccctcccccctcagaccCCTGCCACCCCttgaacaaagaaagaaagaaatctcATCAGCAAAGGCTGTATTAAATCAGAAATAACTCTTCCAGGAAACTTAATTAGCATTGATTTTCCCACAATTTTCACCCTCTCTGCCTACACACTGCTGGCTGTCTGGTTTGGTTAAAGGAGAGCGATTGCTTGCGGCGTAACCTccaacactgtctgtctgctttcGTCTCTGCTCTCCACACATCCAGATACTTCCTGGCAACTTAGACAGCTGATACAGGTGTCATATGAAGAGGAAATATTGATTCAGGCTggatttagagagagaaagagagattcatTTCATGACACTCCACTGCCATGCACAGTTGGGACGCTACATAGTTGTGGAAAAACGAATATGTTTTCAAAACagactttttttgttgttacttAGTGATTCCCTTTCACCATTTGTGACATACATTCCAGTAGAAGCCAAGTTAAGCTggtattgttttattgttagaAAGCTAATCCTTGTTATTGCCATGGTCCAGGATTTAAAAAGTGTTCTTTCAACACACATTGTAGACAGGTCCTATTGTGGctagcatggaatgaagtttgAGGGGAATATCAGTCTTGATTTATCTTTTCGTTATTTCCCCTGGTTTTAGAGGTGCCTTTGAAGTCAGAGTTCAATCTTATCTCAGCTGTATTAAAAGTTACTGCgatgaaaaacacattttgtccACTTGTGGCTACGAGTATCTAGTATCTGTCACAGACATACCATCTTCATGATTCACCTTGATAAAACATCGCATTCCGAAGAAGCTGAAGTTCCTACCAAACTTAAATCCACCCCAAAAACCTCCAGATAGCATATGTGATAGTTCTTTCATCAAAGAGCTATGTGGATTATTTAACTGTATTAGATGCACACAGTCAATTGCTTTAGGGCCTCTGGTTGTTTAGCAGTTCAATCTAAAGTGAGAGAACCACAGTAAATTTTTGGTGCTTTCGTGAGAGTGTTATCTTCTTGAGGCGAAGAAGAGGATATACTGTACTCAACACCTGGCGAGAGAAAAAGATTCTCTTTAATGACAAACTCCCACTCCCTGAGAGAGAAGCAAAATGAAGCAACGGAGAGTAGGATCCAGGGTTTCTGTGATAAAGACTAATCCTATTTtgaatctctctcctcatccccaaaGCCCTAATGTAATACACACTTTATTACTGGAGTATCCAGCTCTGCCAGCCTCACAATCTGTCTTTGAAAACCACCAACAGAGAGTGCAAATCCTTAATTTCTTTTTGTTGGGCTTCTTAAATATTACCTCATTCCCCTTTTGTAATGACTTGAGTTCTCCTGCCATAGACAACACGCTGCGAAATTACCTGAGGCCCCGAGAAATTACCGGAATACATGGTGGCGCTTTGTGCCGTGTGATTACTGTGTAATTTGACAGAGTCATGTCTCTTCCTTGACTGTGGCAGGTTGGTCGTGCTTAATGAGACAGGAGAGGCTGTCGGAACCTTGGAGAGCGGACAGAACTGTGGGTCAGAAGACAGGAGAACTTCTTTAGCAGAAATACATCTTAATATAGAATCTGGATCGATCCCGGTGTCATGCAGAGTGGTAACAAATTGTATTGTTCATGGAGTTTACCTGTGTTCAATGTCTGTTATTTCCGCGATCCTTTTGTTGTGAACGTAATCGCCCACCAGCTTCAGTTTGACGTTGGTAATAACAACCTTTCAAGCCTATCAATCATGTTCTTGTTTAGCAGGCTATGGAGATAGGACACTTTGTAATTTGCCCAGCTATCACAGTTCTTCAGAGTTCTGCAGCACTTCCTGTTTTTAGCCACAAAAATGTTATTGGAATATTGAATATTAGTTTATTGTATCAAGGTTGGTAGGGGCGCCGCTAAAGATGTTGGACCCCATGAGATGAGATTGCAATTTggaccccctccccttccacattTTGGTTCGGTCCgttttttcattcaacacattttcattccaaGCTTTTCTAGGACGTTGAAGTGGGGGGGAAAAGAAGGActgactaccccccccccccacacacacacacacacatacgcacttcGATGTCCCTGAAGGTTGGCCAATGAGCACCACGGAAAGTGGTGCTCATGAAAACTACATTTTCAAGCCGTGCCTctatatttgatcaatattgttAGTTCAGCGTCTATATGCGCACTCATTCCTGACAGGCCCAATTCTATTAAGTCGCGCACAACCCCCCGCGAGCAGCCCTTGTTCAGAATATGTCCCCGTGATTTAACAAACCTCTCGTGTGTATGGAAGGATGTATAGGAGCGGTATTAAATCATACTGCTTCCCCTTTAATACACTACCTAGCTAAAACCTTAACCCTGACAGGCGACAACTCACACGCCCAAGTGAGACTGCACAAGGCCCCTTGAGAGGGATGCAGCCCTGCGAAGGATTAGACTCTTGTTTGTTGTACTTGCCGGTGATCAAAGAAAACGCTGATCACGTCAGGGTAGTCTTTCGATCTGGTCCTGCACTTCATTCATGTCAATATATTCCCCCGACCTCATCCAGTGTGATATTCATCTACAATGATAAACCCCAGCAGAGACCTGTTTTCCAGAtatctccctgttctctcccaACCTCATCTGCCCTCTGTGGTGGCTGCTGAGGCTGTCCCTGAGATTcaatcacacagtctaaccaaGAGCCCAAACACATCCAACCTAAATCAACAACTTGTCTGTGGTTTCATTTCGGGTTGAACGGCCGTTTGACAATCCCATGCTGATTTCCATATTTATCACAGGACCTTGTTATTCTTCTTTCAGAGAAACCTATTTGAAAGTTGGAATTGCTGTTTGTATTATTCTCTGTGACACGGACCTTTCAACATGCCCCTCTACCATATCTGGGGTTTTTACTTGAACAGGGAAGATATGAAGTCCACGGGAATTGAAACGTCTTGCCTTCGCTGAAATGTAATTTGGCCAGATGGTACGATACCTGAATGATACAAGTCGTCACATTTAGGTTTTTGGTGATCCTGAAGACCAGGATTAGCATTTTCCAGATTAGTCGTAGTCATCAAGACTTCTCCCCATTGGACAGCGTCTTTCGTCACTGTCCAGCGTGCCGTTGTCAATGTTCCCCCTTTTGCGTGAGAGTGTGGAGGGCGCGTGAGAGGAGGTGAATGTGGCCCATGTCAACGTTTCAGGGCAGGGTTTACGTCACCATGCATCTGTAGGCAGGATTTAATTAAAATGACACagcaactgtaaatcactgagGAAACATCATGGACACGAGGTGCATCTGAAACGACACCCACACTGAAAGGAACCAGCCTGCACCAGCTGGCTACCTTCACAAGGACCACACTGCAGTCGTTCAAGATCACACCAGGGGCATAGGTTTCATGATACATATCCCAGCCAATTTTTGAAAACGACCAAtctgtgtgtgcccccccccccccccccagacacacaccttgttATGAAGAAGATTATATAACGGCTGCATCTTTAGCTATTAAGAAAAACTGttccacccacatttgaaaacagatCCACACCCCTGAATCCCACGGAAGAGGAAACATGAGCTGTGTTAATGATTGTGTTTCCGCTGTGACCTGTTCAAGCGAGAAGAAATACAAGCATTCAACTCCCCCCCCAACAAGTTGAAACTTCCTGTAAAAAAAAGACATATAATCACagtaaaaaaagatatataatCACAGGTCACCGTAATCACGAATGTCACCGTCCATGAAGTGAAATGAATTAACGATTAATTTCGAACCAACGTGCAGTTGATTTTACCAGCCTCTCCAGCAGGACACTCTGAAGTCtccccgcccacccccccccccccccagagtttTGTGGGGCTCTGGAGGCAGGGAAACATGTGGCCGGCAGCCAGCTAGCTGGGGGTGTCACAGTGTATTGACAATTGACAGAGGTGTTGGCTCCACAGGGATCCAGAAGGACGCTGGCCAACGGAGCAATCGATAGCAGGACCCCGGGGTCAGTGCTGTTCACTTACGTTGTGGCTAACCCACTAGCACAGAGCCACTcaggctacagagagagagagagagagagagagagagagagagagagagagagagagagagagagagagagagagagagagagagagagagagagagagagagagaagataaaaAACGCTTCCAACTTTCTTGTGTCATCTTCCCCAGACAATGTTTCCTTTTATTTCAGCAACATGACAAAGGAAATATGTGTGTTACTGTAACCACATGTGTGTAT
The sequence above is drawn from the Osmerus eperlanus chromosome 15, fOsmEpe2.1, whole genome shotgun sequence genome and encodes:
- the olfm3a gene encoding noelin-3a; protein product: MRVLLTVLYPVLSLMIFGLYPSMTIGPKEGWQVYSSAQDADGRCICTVVAPEQSLCSRDAKSRQLRQLLEKVQNMSQSIEVLNLRTQRDFQYVMKMENQMKGLRTKFRQVEDSRKAVLARNFQEIKEKMDELVPLIPVLEQYKTDAALVSQFKEEIRNLSAVLTGIQEEVGAYDYDELFQRVLRLDSRLRNCMGKLTCGKLMKITGPVTIKTSGTRYGAWMTDPQASPKNNRVWYMDSYTNNRIVREYKTMDDFVSGVVSRTYNLPSKWDGTNHVVFNGSLYYNKYQSNIIVRYNFETGQVSAQRALDHAGFHNSYPYTWGGYSDIDVMADELGLWVVYATNQNAGNIVISQIDPETLEVLKTWNTEYSKRNAGESFMICGTLYITNSHVTGAKVYYSYSTKTSSYEYTDIPFHNQYFHISMLDYNARERALYAWNNGHQVLFNVTLYHVVKTDDDS